The Papio anubis isolate 15944 chromosome 1, Panubis1.0, whole genome shotgun sequence genome window below encodes:
- the CD55 gene encoding complement decay-accelerating factor isoform X12, translating into MTVARPSVPAALPLLGELPRLLLLLLLCLPAVWADCGPPPAVPNAQPALKGLTSFPENTIITYRCDENFTKIPGKHDSVMCLQDSQWSDIEEFCNRSCGAPTRLKFASLKQLYIPQSYFPVGTVVEYECRPGYRRDPSLLAKLTCLQNLEWSTAAEFCKKKSCPNPGEIPNGQIDISNGILFGAAISFSCNTGYKLFGPTSSLCLASDSGVQWSDTLPECREIYCPAPPQIDNGIIQGEREHYGYRQSITYLCNRGFTMIGEHSIYCTVNDDEGEWSGPPPACRANSLVSKAPPTVQKPTTVNVRTTEVSPTSQKTTTPNAQATRSTPASRTTKHFHKTTPDKESGTSSGTTHLLSALQVRPFEVSHISSKKMMCIL; encoded by the exons ATGACTGTCGCGCGGCCGAGCGTGCCCGCGGCGCTGCCCCTCCTTGGGGAGCTGCcccggctgctgctgctgctgctgctgtgcctgCCGGCCGTGTGGG CTGACTGTGGCCCTCCCCCGGCTGTACCTAATGCCCAGCCAGCTTTGAAAGGCCTTACAAGTTTTCCCGAGAACACCATAATAACGTACAGATGTGATGAAAACTTTACGAAAATTCCTGGCAAGCACGACTCAGTGATGTGCCTTCAGGACAGTCAATGGTCAGATATTGAAGAGTTCTGTAATC GTAGCTGCGGTGCGCCAACCAGGCTAAAGTTTGCATCCCTCAAACAGCTTTATATCCCTCAGAGTTATTTTCCAGTCGGTACTGTTGTGGAATATGAGTGTCGTCCAGGTTACAGAAGAGACCCTTCTCTATTAGCAAAACTAACTTGCCTTCAGAATTTAGAATGGTCCACAGCAGCTGAATTTTGTAAAA AGAAATCATGCCCTAATCCTGGAGAAATACCAAATGGTCAGATCGATATATCAAATGGCATATTATTTGGTGCAGCCATCTCCTTCTCATGTAACACAGG GTACAAATTATTTGGCCCGACTTCTAGTTTATGTCTTGCTTCAGACAGTGGAGTCCAGTGGAGTGACACGTTGCCAGAGTGCAGAG aaatttattgtCCAGCACCACCACAAATTGACAATGGAATAATTCAAGGGGAACGTGAACATTATGGATATAGACAGTCTATAACGTATTTATGTAATAGAGGATTCACCATGATTGGAGAGCACTCTATTTATTGTACTGTGAATGACGATGAAGGAGAGTGGAGTGGCCCACCACCTGCATGTAGAG CAAACTCTCTAGTTTCCAAGGCCCCACCAACAGTTCAGAAACCTACCACAGTAAATGTTCGAACTACAGAAGTCTCACCAACTTCTCAGAAAACCACCACACCAAATGCTCAAG CAACACGGAGTACACCTGCTTCCAGGACAACGAAGCATTTTCATAAAACAACCCCAGATAAAGAAAGTGGAACCAGTTCAG
- the CD55 gene encoding complement decay-accelerating factor isoform X4 has translation MTVARPSVPAALPLLGELPRLLLLLLLCLPAVWADCGPPPAVPNAQPALKGLTSFPENTIITYRCDENFTKIPGKHDSVMCLQDSQWSDIEEFCNRSCGAPTRLKFASLKQLYIPQSYFPVGTVVEYECRPGYRRDPSLLAKLTCLQNLEWSTAAEFCKKKSCPNPGEIPNGQIDISNGILFGAAISFSCNTGYKLFGPTSSLCLASDSGVQWSDTLPECREIYCPAPPQIDNGIIQGEREHYGYRQSITYLCNRGFTMIGEHSIYCTVNDDEGEWSGPPPACRANSLVSKAPPTVQKPTTVNVRTTEVSPTSQKTTTPNAQATRSTPASRTTKHFHKTTPDKESGTSSGTTHLLSGYTCFTLTGLLGTLVTMGWLT, from the exons ATGACTGTCGCGCGGCCGAGCGTGCCCGCGGCGCTGCCCCTCCTTGGGGAGCTGCcccggctgctgctgctgctgctgctgtgcctgCCGGCCGTGTGGG CTGACTGTGGCCCTCCCCCGGCTGTACCTAATGCCCAGCCAGCTTTGAAAGGCCTTACAAGTTTTCCCGAGAACACCATAATAACGTACAGATGTGATGAAAACTTTACGAAAATTCCTGGCAAGCACGACTCAGTGATGTGCCTTCAGGACAGTCAATGGTCAGATATTGAAGAGTTCTGTAATC GTAGCTGCGGTGCGCCAACCAGGCTAAAGTTTGCATCCCTCAAACAGCTTTATATCCCTCAGAGTTATTTTCCAGTCGGTACTGTTGTGGAATATGAGTGTCGTCCAGGTTACAGAAGAGACCCTTCTCTATTAGCAAAACTAACTTGCCTTCAGAATTTAGAATGGTCCACAGCAGCTGAATTTTGTAAAA AGAAATCATGCCCTAATCCTGGAGAAATACCAAATGGTCAGATCGATATATCAAATGGCATATTATTTGGTGCAGCCATCTCCTTCTCATGTAACACAGG GTACAAATTATTTGGCCCGACTTCTAGTTTATGTCTTGCTTCAGACAGTGGAGTCCAGTGGAGTGACACGTTGCCAGAGTGCAGAG aaatttattgtCCAGCACCACCACAAATTGACAATGGAATAATTCAAGGGGAACGTGAACATTATGGATATAGACAGTCTATAACGTATTTATGTAATAGAGGATTCACCATGATTGGAGAGCACTCTATTTATTGTACTGTGAATGACGATGAAGGAGAGTGGAGTGGCCCACCACCTGCATGTAGAG CAAACTCTCTAGTTTCCAAGGCCCCACCAACAGTTCAGAAACCTACCACAGTAAATGTTCGAACTACAGAAGTCTCACCAACTTCTCAGAAAACCACCACACCAAATGCTCAAG CAACACGGAGTACACCTGCTTCCAGGACAACGAAGCATTTTCATAAAACAACCCCAGATAAAGAAAGTGGAACCAGTTCAG
- the CD55 gene encoding complement decay-accelerating factor isoform X2, which produces MTVARPSVPAALPLLGELPRLLLLLLLCLPAVWADCGPPPAVPNAQPALKGLTSFPENTIITYRCDENFTKIPGKHDSVMCLQDSQWSDIEEFCNRSCGAPTRLKFASLKQLYIPQSYFPVGTVVEYECRPGYRRDPSLLAKLTCLQNLEWSTAAEFCKKKSCPNPGEIPNGQIDISNGILFGAAISFSCNTGYKLFGPTSSLCLASDSGVQWSDTLPECREIYCPAPPQIDNGIIQGEREHYGYRQSITYLCNRGFTMIGEHSIYCTVNDDEGEWSGPPPACRANSLVSKAPPTVQKPTTVNVRTTEVSPTSQKTTTPNAQATRSTPASRTTKHFHKTTPDKESGTSSGTTHLLSGFLAGTILTGTLILVIGIWKIRGTRVSR; this is translated from the exons ATGACTGTCGCGCGGCCGAGCGTGCCCGCGGCGCTGCCCCTCCTTGGGGAGCTGCcccggctgctgctgctgctgctgctgtgcctgCCGGCCGTGTGGG CTGACTGTGGCCCTCCCCCGGCTGTACCTAATGCCCAGCCAGCTTTGAAAGGCCTTACAAGTTTTCCCGAGAACACCATAATAACGTACAGATGTGATGAAAACTTTACGAAAATTCCTGGCAAGCACGACTCAGTGATGTGCCTTCAGGACAGTCAATGGTCAGATATTGAAGAGTTCTGTAATC GTAGCTGCGGTGCGCCAACCAGGCTAAAGTTTGCATCCCTCAAACAGCTTTATATCCCTCAGAGTTATTTTCCAGTCGGTACTGTTGTGGAATATGAGTGTCGTCCAGGTTACAGAAGAGACCCTTCTCTATTAGCAAAACTAACTTGCCTTCAGAATTTAGAATGGTCCACAGCAGCTGAATTTTGTAAAA AGAAATCATGCCCTAATCCTGGAGAAATACCAAATGGTCAGATCGATATATCAAATGGCATATTATTTGGTGCAGCCATCTCCTTCTCATGTAACACAGG GTACAAATTATTTGGCCCGACTTCTAGTTTATGTCTTGCTTCAGACAGTGGAGTCCAGTGGAGTGACACGTTGCCAGAGTGCAGAG aaatttattgtCCAGCACCACCACAAATTGACAATGGAATAATTCAAGGGGAACGTGAACATTATGGATATAGACAGTCTATAACGTATTTATGTAATAGAGGATTCACCATGATTGGAGAGCACTCTATTTATTGTACTGTGAATGACGATGAAGGAGAGTGGAGTGGCCCACCACCTGCATGTAGAG CAAACTCTCTAGTTTCCAAGGCCCCACCAACAGTTCAGAAACCTACCACAGTAAATGTTCGAACTACAGAAGTCTCACCAACTTCTCAGAAAACCACCACACCAAATGCTCAAG CAACACGGAGTACACCTGCTTCCAGGACAACGAAGCATTTTCATAAAACAACCCCAGATAAAGAAAGTGGAACCAGTTCAG
- the CD55 gene encoding complement decay-accelerating factor isoform X3 yields MTVARPSVPAALPLLGELPRLLLLLLLCLPAVWADCGPPPAVPNAQPALKGLTSFPENTIITYRCDENFTKIPGKHDSVMCLQDSQWSDIEEFCNRSCGAPTRLKFASLKQLYIPQSYFPVGTVVEYECRPGYRRDPSLLAKLTCLQNLEWSTAAEFCKKKSCPNPGEIPNGQIDISNGILFGAAISFSCNTGYKLFGPTSSLCLASDSGVQWSDTLPECREIYCPAPPQIDNGIIQGEREHYGYRQSITYLCNRGFTMIGEHSIYCTVNDDEGEWSGPPPACRANSLVSKAPPTVQKPTTVNVRTTEVSPTSQKTTTPNAQATRSTPASRTTKHFHKTTPDKESGTSSGTTHLLSGFLAGTILTGTLILVIGIWKIRLLQCT; encoded by the exons ATGACTGTCGCGCGGCCGAGCGTGCCCGCGGCGCTGCCCCTCCTTGGGGAGCTGCcccggctgctgctgctgctgctgctgtgcctgCCGGCCGTGTGGG CTGACTGTGGCCCTCCCCCGGCTGTACCTAATGCCCAGCCAGCTTTGAAAGGCCTTACAAGTTTTCCCGAGAACACCATAATAACGTACAGATGTGATGAAAACTTTACGAAAATTCCTGGCAAGCACGACTCAGTGATGTGCCTTCAGGACAGTCAATGGTCAGATATTGAAGAGTTCTGTAATC GTAGCTGCGGTGCGCCAACCAGGCTAAAGTTTGCATCCCTCAAACAGCTTTATATCCCTCAGAGTTATTTTCCAGTCGGTACTGTTGTGGAATATGAGTGTCGTCCAGGTTACAGAAGAGACCCTTCTCTATTAGCAAAACTAACTTGCCTTCAGAATTTAGAATGGTCCACAGCAGCTGAATTTTGTAAAA AGAAATCATGCCCTAATCCTGGAGAAATACCAAATGGTCAGATCGATATATCAAATGGCATATTATTTGGTGCAGCCATCTCCTTCTCATGTAACACAGG GTACAAATTATTTGGCCCGACTTCTAGTTTATGTCTTGCTTCAGACAGTGGAGTCCAGTGGAGTGACACGTTGCCAGAGTGCAGAG aaatttattgtCCAGCACCACCACAAATTGACAATGGAATAATTCAAGGGGAACGTGAACATTATGGATATAGACAGTCTATAACGTATTTATGTAATAGAGGATTCACCATGATTGGAGAGCACTCTATTTATTGTACTGTGAATGACGATGAAGGAGAGTGGAGTGGCCCACCACCTGCATGTAGAG CAAACTCTCTAGTTTCCAAGGCCCCACCAACAGTTCAGAAACCTACCACAGTAAATGTTCGAACTACAGAAGTCTCACCAACTTCTCAGAAAACCACCACACCAAATGCTCAAG CAACACGGAGTACACCTGCTTCCAGGACAACGAAGCATTTTCATAAAACAACCCCAGATAAAGAAAGTGGAACCAGTTCAG
- the CD55 gene encoding complement decay-accelerating factor isoform X5 — MTVARPSVPAALPLLGELPRLLLLLLLCLPAVWADCGPPPAVPNAQPALKGLTSFPENTIITYRCDENFTKIPGKHDSVMCLQDSQWSDIEEFCNRSCGAPTRLKFASLKQLYIPQSYFPVGTVVEYECRPGYRRDPSLLAKLTCLQNLEWSTAAEFCKKKSCPNPGEIPNGQIDISNGILFGAAISFSCNTGYKLFGPTSSLCLASDSGVQWSDTLPECREIYCPAPPQIDNGIIQGEREHYGYRQSITYLCNRGFTMIGEHSIYCTVNDDEGEWSGPPPACRANSLVSKAPPTVQKPTTVNVRTTEVSPTSQKTTTPNAQATRSTPASRTTKHFHKTTPDKESGTSSGYTCFTLTGLLGTLVTMGWLT; from the exons ATGACTGTCGCGCGGCCGAGCGTGCCCGCGGCGCTGCCCCTCCTTGGGGAGCTGCcccggctgctgctgctgctgctgctgtgcctgCCGGCCGTGTGGG CTGACTGTGGCCCTCCCCCGGCTGTACCTAATGCCCAGCCAGCTTTGAAAGGCCTTACAAGTTTTCCCGAGAACACCATAATAACGTACAGATGTGATGAAAACTTTACGAAAATTCCTGGCAAGCACGACTCAGTGATGTGCCTTCAGGACAGTCAATGGTCAGATATTGAAGAGTTCTGTAATC GTAGCTGCGGTGCGCCAACCAGGCTAAAGTTTGCATCCCTCAAACAGCTTTATATCCCTCAGAGTTATTTTCCAGTCGGTACTGTTGTGGAATATGAGTGTCGTCCAGGTTACAGAAGAGACCCTTCTCTATTAGCAAAACTAACTTGCCTTCAGAATTTAGAATGGTCCACAGCAGCTGAATTTTGTAAAA AGAAATCATGCCCTAATCCTGGAGAAATACCAAATGGTCAGATCGATATATCAAATGGCATATTATTTGGTGCAGCCATCTCCTTCTCATGTAACACAGG GTACAAATTATTTGGCCCGACTTCTAGTTTATGTCTTGCTTCAGACAGTGGAGTCCAGTGGAGTGACACGTTGCCAGAGTGCAGAG aaatttattgtCCAGCACCACCACAAATTGACAATGGAATAATTCAAGGGGAACGTGAACATTATGGATATAGACAGTCTATAACGTATTTATGTAATAGAGGATTCACCATGATTGGAGAGCACTCTATTTATTGTACTGTGAATGACGATGAAGGAGAGTGGAGTGGCCCACCACCTGCATGTAGAG CAAACTCTCTAGTTTCCAAGGCCCCACCAACAGTTCAGAAACCTACCACAGTAAATGTTCGAACTACAGAAGTCTCACCAACTTCTCAGAAAACCACCACACCAAATGCTCAAG CAACACGGAGTACACCTGCTTCCAGGACAACGAAGCATTTTCATAAAACAACCCCAGATAAAGAAAGTGGAACCAGTTCAG
- the CD55 gene encoding complement decay-accelerating factor isoform X7: MTVARPSVPAALPLLGELPRLLLLLLLCLPAVWADCGPPPAVPNAQPALKGLTSFPENTIITYRCDENFTKIPGKHDSVMCLQDSQWSDIEEFCNRSCGAPTRLKFASLKQLYIPQSYFPVGTVVEYECRPGYRRDPSLLAKLTCLQNLEWSTAAEFCKKKSCPNPGEIPNGQIDISNGILFGAAISFSCNTGYKLFGPTSSLCLASDSGVQWSDTLPECREIYCPAPPQIDNGIIQGEREHYGYRQSITYLCNRGFTMIGEHSIYCTVNDDEGEWSGPPPACRANSLVSKAPPTVQKPTTVNVRTTEVSPTSQKTTTPNAQGTTHLLSGYTCFTLTGLLGTLVTMGWLT; the protein is encoded by the exons ATGACTGTCGCGCGGCCGAGCGTGCCCGCGGCGCTGCCCCTCCTTGGGGAGCTGCcccggctgctgctgctgctgctgctgtgcctgCCGGCCGTGTGGG CTGACTGTGGCCCTCCCCCGGCTGTACCTAATGCCCAGCCAGCTTTGAAAGGCCTTACAAGTTTTCCCGAGAACACCATAATAACGTACAGATGTGATGAAAACTTTACGAAAATTCCTGGCAAGCACGACTCAGTGATGTGCCTTCAGGACAGTCAATGGTCAGATATTGAAGAGTTCTGTAATC GTAGCTGCGGTGCGCCAACCAGGCTAAAGTTTGCATCCCTCAAACAGCTTTATATCCCTCAGAGTTATTTTCCAGTCGGTACTGTTGTGGAATATGAGTGTCGTCCAGGTTACAGAAGAGACCCTTCTCTATTAGCAAAACTAACTTGCCTTCAGAATTTAGAATGGTCCACAGCAGCTGAATTTTGTAAAA AGAAATCATGCCCTAATCCTGGAGAAATACCAAATGGTCAGATCGATATATCAAATGGCATATTATTTGGTGCAGCCATCTCCTTCTCATGTAACACAGG GTACAAATTATTTGGCCCGACTTCTAGTTTATGTCTTGCTTCAGACAGTGGAGTCCAGTGGAGTGACACGTTGCCAGAGTGCAGAG aaatttattgtCCAGCACCACCACAAATTGACAATGGAATAATTCAAGGGGAACGTGAACATTATGGATATAGACAGTCTATAACGTATTTATGTAATAGAGGATTCACCATGATTGGAGAGCACTCTATTTATTGTACTGTGAATGACGATGAAGGAGAGTGGAGTGGCCCACCACCTGCATGTAGAG CAAACTCTCTAGTTTCCAAGGCCCCACCAACAGTTCAGAAACCTACCACAGTAAATGTTCGAACTACAGAAGTCTCACCAACTTCTCAGAAAACCACCACACCAAATGCTCAAG
- the CD55 gene encoding complement decay-accelerating factor isoform X6 has translation MTVARPSVPAALPLLGELPRLLLLLLLCLPAVWADCGPPPAVPNAQPALKGLTSFPENTIITYRCDENFTKIPGKHDSVMCLQDSQWSDIEEFCNRSCGAPTRLKFASLKQLYIPQSYFPVGTVVEYECRPGYRRDPSLLAKLTCLQNLEWSTAAEFCKKKSCPNPGEIPNGQIDISNGILFGAAISFSCNTGYKLFGPTSSLCLASDSGVQWSDTLPECREIYCPAPPQIDNGIIQGEREHYGYRQSITYLCNRGFTMIGEHSIYCTVNDDEGEWSGPPPACRANSLVSKAPPTVQKPTTVNVRTTEVSPTSQKTTTPNAQGTTHLLSGFLAGTILTGTLILVIGIWKIRGTRVSR, from the exons ATGACTGTCGCGCGGCCGAGCGTGCCCGCGGCGCTGCCCCTCCTTGGGGAGCTGCcccggctgctgctgctgctgctgctgtgcctgCCGGCCGTGTGGG CTGACTGTGGCCCTCCCCCGGCTGTACCTAATGCCCAGCCAGCTTTGAAAGGCCTTACAAGTTTTCCCGAGAACACCATAATAACGTACAGATGTGATGAAAACTTTACGAAAATTCCTGGCAAGCACGACTCAGTGATGTGCCTTCAGGACAGTCAATGGTCAGATATTGAAGAGTTCTGTAATC GTAGCTGCGGTGCGCCAACCAGGCTAAAGTTTGCATCCCTCAAACAGCTTTATATCCCTCAGAGTTATTTTCCAGTCGGTACTGTTGTGGAATATGAGTGTCGTCCAGGTTACAGAAGAGACCCTTCTCTATTAGCAAAACTAACTTGCCTTCAGAATTTAGAATGGTCCACAGCAGCTGAATTTTGTAAAA AGAAATCATGCCCTAATCCTGGAGAAATACCAAATGGTCAGATCGATATATCAAATGGCATATTATTTGGTGCAGCCATCTCCTTCTCATGTAACACAGG GTACAAATTATTTGGCCCGACTTCTAGTTTATGTCTTGCTTCAGACAGTGGAGTCCAGTGGAGTGACACGTTGCCAGAGTGCAGAG aaatttattgtCCAGCACCACCACAAATTGACAATGGAATAATTCAAGGGGAACGTGAACATTATGGATATAGACAGTCTATAACGTATTTATGTAATAGAGGATTCACCATGATTGGAGAGCACTCTATTTATTGTACTGTGAATGACGATGAAGGAGAGTGGAGTGGCCCACCACCTGCATGTAGAG CAAACTCTCTAGTTTCCAAGGCCCCACCAACAGTTCAGAAACCTACCACAGTAAATGTTCGAACTACAGAAGTCTCACCAACTTCTCAGAAAACCACCACACCAAATGCTCAAG
- the CD55 gene encoding complement decay-accelerating factor isoform X10: MTVARPSVPAALPLLGELPRLLLLLLLCLPAVWADCGPPPAVPNAQPALKGLTSFPENTIITYRCDENFTKIPGKHDSVMCLQDSQWSDIEEFCNRSCGAPTRLKFASLKQLYIPQSYFPVGTVVEYECRPGYRRDPSLLAKLTCLQNLEWSTAAEFCKKKSCPNPGEIPNGQIDISNGILFGAAISFSCNTGYKLFGPTSSLCLASDSGVQWSDTLPECREIYCPAPPQIDNGIIQGEREHYGYRQSITYLCNRGFTMIGEHSIYCTVNDDEGEWSGPPPACRGTTHLLSGYTCFTLTGLLGTLVTMGWLT; this comes from the exons ATGACTGTCGCGCGGCCGAGCGTGCCCGCGGCGCTGCCCCTCCTTGGGGAGCTGCcccggctgctgctgctgctgctgctgtgcctgCCGGCCGTGTGGG CTGACTGTGGCCCTCCCCCGGCTGTACCTAATGCCCAGCCAGCTTTGAAAGGCCTTACAAGTTTTCCCGAGAACACCATAATAACGTACAGATGTGATGAAAACTTTACGAAAATTCCTGGCAAGCACGACTCAGTGATGTGCCTTCAGGACAGTCAATGGTCAGATATTGAAGAGTTCTGTAATC GTAGCTGCGGTGCGCCAACCAGGCTAAAGTTTGCATCCCTCAAACAGCTTTATATCCCTCAGAGTTATTTTCCAGTCGGTACTGTTGTGGAATATGAGTGTCGTCCAGGTTACAGAAGAGACCCTTCTCTATTAGCAAAACTAACTTGCCTTCAGAATTTAGAATGGTCCACAGCAGCTGAATTTTGTAAAA AGAAATCATGCCCTAATCCTGGAGAAATACCAAATGGTCAGATCGATATATCAAATGGCATATTATTTGGTGCAGCCATCTCCTTCTCATGTAACACAGG GTACAAATTATTTGGCCCGACTTCTAGTTTATGTCTTGCTTCAGACAGTGGAGTCCAGTGGAGTGACACGTTGCCAGAGTGCAGAG aaatttattgtCCAGCACCACCACAAATTGACAATGGAATAATTCAAGGGGAACGTGAACATTATGGATATAGACAGTCTATAACGTATTTATGTAATAGAGGATTCACCATGATTGGAGAGCACTCTATTTATTGTACTGTGAATGACGATGAAGGAGAGTGGAGTGGCCCACCACCTGCATGTAGAG